From the Paucidesulfovibrio longus DSM 6739 genome, the window CGTGGGCAGCACGAAGAGATCGCCCGTGGCGTAGAAGGAGGGCATGTCCTCCACGCGCCCCAGGAAGCGGACGCGCCCCTCCACGCCGAGCTTCCTCGCGAGTTTGACCCAGCGCCCGGCTCCGCGCCCTCCGGCCACATGCAAAACGTAGCGTTCCGGAAGCAGGGCCAGGGCCTCGAGCAGGGTCCGCACTCCCTTGAGCATGAAATTGGTTCCGGCCGTGAGCAGCAGCACCTGATCCGGCCCGACCCCGGCCTCCCGGCGCAAAGCCAGCCGCCTCTCCGCGTCCGGAGGAGAAAAACGATCCAAATCCGGACGATTGTAGATCACCGGAAGCTGCTCTGCCCGCAGGAAGGGGTGAGCCTCCAGCATCCACTGCCGGGTCAGCTCGGAATTGGCCACGAGCACGGGCGTGGTCCGGGCCTGGACGCGCTCGATCCACCAGCCCGCCCAATTGGCGAGACTGAGTCGGCGGCGCAGCGCCTTGAAGGCCCGCTGCGGCCCGGCGGGCCAGGCGCGTCCTGAAAGCGCCCAGAAAACGGGCAGCGGACCGCCGCCCTGACGAAAAACGTCCTGCCGCAAGGTCTTGCCCAGGCCCACGGCAAGGTCGTAGCGCCCCTGCTTGCGGGCACGCTCGGCAGCCAGGGCGAACCAGACCACCTTGAGCCACTTGAACGGCCCGAACCGGCCCACGACCACGGGACGCACCCCTGCGGGCGGTTCCACCTCGGCGCGCGCGCAGATGAAGTCGACGGCATGTCCGGCACGCCCCAAGGCCTCGGCCAGACGGTATCCGAAGCCTTCCGCGCCGCCGTAACGGGAAAAACGCGGCATCATTACCGCGATACGGGCTTGTTTCATAGGCGGACACATTGACAGGCGAACGCGGCAAAGGCAAGCGCGGGACCAGCCGCCATGTCTTGCCTTCCGGAAATACAGAAGGTATTCAACCGGCACGCGCCCACTTCAGGCCGCGCCAACCCAAAGAAGCCATGCACGACATCACCAAGTTCCTGACCGGATTCAAGCGCTTTCAGAAGGAGTGCCTCTGCAACGGCGGGGCGCTCCTGGAGCAGCTCAGCCAGGGCCAGAGCCCCAAGGTGTTGATGATCGCCTGTTGCGATTCGCGGGTGGACCCCGCCCTGCTTACGGACTCCAACCTGGGCGAGCTGTTCATCATCCGCAACATCGCCAACATCGCGCCGCCCTACCAGCCCGGCGGCGGCTACCACGGCGTCAGCTCGGCCATCGAATACGCGGTGCGCCACCTCAAGGTGGACCACATCATCGTGCTGGGCCACCGCCAATGCGGCGGCATCAAGGCCCTGCTCGACGGCTGCGGCCCCAACGACGAATTCATCGACGACTGGGTCAGCATCCTGGAACCTGCGAGGCAACTGGCCATGACCACCTATGCGGGCGCCGAGCCCTCGGAGCGCGAACGCGTCTGCGAACAGGCCTCGGTGCTCGTCTCCCTGCGCAACCTGCTGACCTTTCCCTGGATCAAGAAGCGCGTGGACGCCAAGACCCTGACCCTGCACGGCTGGTATTTCGACCTGGAAACCGGGGAGCTGCAAAGCTACCTCTCCACGACGGAATGCTTCGAACCGCTGGTCACCGTCTGCGAGGACTGAGCCGCCACGGCCAGGGCATGATCATCTCCGCCAGCCGCCGCACGGACCTGCCCGCGCTGTATGCGCCCTGGCTGCTCAACCGGGCGCGCGCGGGCTGGTGCGCCGTGCCCAATCCCTTCAATCCGCGCCAGGTGGCCCGCGTTTCCCTGCGGCCGGAAGACGTGGACGCCCTGATCTTCTGGTCGCGCTGGCCCGCTCCGCTGACCGCCCGCCTGGGCGAGCTGGAATCCCTCGGCCTCGCCCGCTCCCTGTTTCTGATCACCCTGCTCGACTCGCCCCGCGTGCTGGA encodes:
- a CDS encoding glycosyltransferase family 4 protein, which codes for MKQARIAVMMPRFSRYGGAEGFGYRLAEALGRAGHAVDFICARAEVEPPAGVRPVVVGRFGPFKWLKVVWFALAAERARKQGRYDLAVGLGKTLRQDVFRQGGGPLPVFWALSGRAWPAGPQRAFKALRRRLSLANWAGWWIERVQARTTPVLVANSELTRQWMLEAHPFLRAEQLPVIYNRPDLDRFSPPDAERRLALRREAGVGPDQVLLLTAGTNFMLKGVRTLLEALALLPERYVLHVAGGRGAGRWVKLARKLGVEGRVRFLGRVEDMPSFYATGDLFVLPTFYDACSNAIMEALASGLRVISSACNGSAAFLPPENVLDDPADSKALAHLAARVANGPAPGEFVWPDRAQSGMDAWVALVNDLLERKAHDER
- a CDS encoding carbonic anhydrase, with the protein product MHDITKFLTGFKRFQKECLCNGGALLEQLSQGQSPKVLMIACCDSRVDPALLTDSNLGELFIIRNIANIAPPYQPGGGYHGVSSAIEYAVRHLKVDHIIVLGHRQCGGIKALLDGCGPNDEFIDDWVSILEPARQLAMTTYAGAEPSERERVCEQASVLVSLRNLLTFPWIKKRVDAKTLTLHGWYFDLETGELQSYLSTTECFEPLVTVCED